A genome region from bacterium includes the following:
- a CDS encoding SGNH/GDSL hydrolase family protein yields the protein MFKKFIKYFSLVTFGIVLSVVTLELLVRLAGAKPQTYLRKFSRYHTILGWEKTPLTEGKFRKGDVIIHEKINSRGLRDSEYTYEKPSNTFRILVLGDSFTEGYDVEINDLFTEILESKLNTSSFDSSSIRYEVINAGTGGYSTDQEFLYFEIEGIKYKPDMVLLMVYPANDIFYNHKSKYGNYNKPFFQIRNDSLILTNTPLQEPYRQESIKNLFREMALYPIVTQIILTKYPRISQTLSHFGFISESTLAATAANLNSISDSSASSFSVYKKYNNFFMNTAWQKTSRIIYELNKKSKEIGTRLVMFYIPDRIEVYDSDWKKTKEKFSLEDHEWSPDVPSTMLKKISDTSNIPLLDFRQYISKKELGDSVLYNGIHWNVSGNRFAAEFIYEALFHEKATVKQ from the coding sequence ATGTTTAAAAAATTTATAAAATATTTTAGTTTAGTTACTTTTGGAATAGTACTTTCGGTAGTCACTCTCGAATTGCTAGTGCGCCTTGCCGGGGCGAAGCCGCAGACTTACCTTCGTAAATTTTCCCGTTATCATACAATACTGGGGTGGGAAAAAACACCGTTAACCGAGGGAAAATTTCGCAAAGGTGACGTTATAATTCATGAAAAAATTAATAGCCGAGGGTTACGCGATTCAGAGTACACTTATGAGAAACCTTCAAACACTTTTCGAATTCTTGTTCTCGGTGATTCATTCACCGAAGGTTATGATGTTGAAATCAATGACCTATTTACTGAAATTCTTGAATCAAAACTAAACACTTCAAGTTTTGATTCATCTTCAATTAGATATGAAGTAATCAATGCAGGAACTGGCGGATATTCAACGGATCAGGAGTTCCTGTATTTCGAAATTGAAGGTATCAAGTATAAACCGGATATGGTTTTACTCATGGTTTATCCAGCAAACGACATTTTTTACAATCATAAAAGTAAGTACGGGAACTATAATAAACCGTTTTTTCAAATTAGGAATGATTCACTCATATTAACAAATACTCCGTTACAGGAACCATACCGTCAAGAATCCATTAAAAATCTTTTTAGAGAAATGGCCCTGTATCCGATCGTTACTCAAATCATTTTGACAAAATACCCTCGAATTTCACAAACATTGTCGCATTTTGGATTTATTTCTGAATCAACACTGGCTGCTACCGCCGCTAATTTAAACTCTATTTCAGATTCTTCAGCATCATCATTTTCGGTATATAAAAAATATAATAATTTTTTTATGAATACCGCTTGGCAGAAAACTTCGCGCATTATTTATGAATTAAATAAGAAATCAAAAGAAATCGGCACGCGATTGGTTATGTTTTATATTCCGGATCGTATTGAAGTTTATGACTCCGATTGGAAAAAAACCAAAGAAAAATTCTCCCTTGAAGATCATGAATGGAGTCCCGATGTCCCATCGACAATGCTTAAAAAAATTTCAGACACATCCAATATACCTTTACTTGATTTTCGGCAATATATCTCAAAAAAAGAGTTAGGCGATTCTGTTTTATATAACGGAATACATTGGAATGTATCGGGCAATCGTTTTGCGGCAGAATTCATATACGAGGCATTATTTCATGAGAAAGCGACTGTAAAACAATAA